GATTTCACTCGGCTTGAAACAGATCGAACCGAATCCCTGGGAAGTCATCGGCGAGAAGTTCCCGATCGGCACCATTATCGAAGGCCAGGTCAAGAATATTACCGATTTCGGTATTTTCGTCGGTGTTGATGAAGGCATTGACGGTCTGGTGCATATCTCCGATCTTTCCTGGACCAAGCGGGTCAAGCACCCCTCGGAAATGTTCAAGAAAGGTGATACCGTCAAGGCCGTGGTGCTCAATATTGATCGCGAGAACGAGCGGTTCTCCCTTGGGCTGAAGCAACTCAATGTTGATCCCTGGAGTGAAATCCCGAAGCGTTACGCTCCGGGAACCATCATCAGGGGCAAGGTGACCTCGGTGACCGATTTCGGCATCTTCCTCGAGGTCGAGGAAGGGATCGAAGGACTGATCCATGTTTCCGAAATCAGTCACGAGAAGATCGATTCGCCGAAGGACTTTGCCAAGGTCGGTGACGAGATCGAAACCTGTGTCCTCAATGTTGACACGGTGGATCGTAAAATCGCCCTGTCGATCAAGCAGCTTGACGAGCAGAAGGAAAAAGCCGAGGTCAACGAGTTCCTCGGCGCGCAGAAGAATGCGACTTCCAATCTCGGTGACCTGCTGCAGGGGGCGTTTAAATCCAACAAGGATCAGGAAGACTGATTCTCCTGTCCGCTCCCGCGGTGTTTTTACCGCGGGAGCGGACAACCCTTTCTCCATCATGTTTTCGCATGGTGAATATGGCGTTCTTCGCCGAAATCAGGCCGGTACGCCGGGTCCCGATTCTGGAATCTTTTATTCCGAAAGCGCAATGCGCGTCATGATCACAACAAACCATTTCTTCCGGGAGGCGGTATGAAAAAACATCCGTTTTTAATGGCCCTTCTCCTGGTCGGCTGTGTTTTTGTTTTCTTTTTTATCTCGGTGCTGGTTATCGCCAGTTTCCTCGGTCGGCCGACGGCCTTCCCGGTTGGAGAAAAAGTGGCGGTGGTCGAACTGCAGGGTGTCATTGACTCTTCCCGTGAGTTGATGGAGACCATTGTCGATTTCCGCGACGACGACTCGGTGAAGGCCATTGTGCTTCGCATCAACTCTCCAGGAGGGGCTGTCGGTCCTGCCCAGGAGGTTTACGAGGAGATCAAAAAAGCAGCCAAGGTCAAGCCGGTTGTTGTCTCCATGGGGTCCGTGGCGGCTTCCGGCGGTTATTATGTGGCGGTTCCGGCACAACGCATTCTGGCCAATCCCGGGACCATTACCGGTAGCATCGGCGTCATTATGCAGTTCACCAATTTTGAGGAACTGCTGGCAAAAATCGGCCTCAAGAGTGAGGTGGTCAAAAGCGGAAGCCTGAAGGATATCGGTTCTTCGACCCGCCCGATGACTGAGCAGGATCGACAGGTCCTGCAGGGATTGATCGACGATGTTCACCAGCAGTTTATGACGGCGGTTGCCGAAGGCCGGAAAATGGATCTGAAAAAGGTCAAAGCTCTGGCCGATGGTCGGATTTTCACCGGTCGCCAGGCTCTTCAGGCCGGTCTGGTTGATGAACTCGGCAATCTCCAGGATGCCATTGCCATTGCCGGCAAGCTCGGCGGTATTGAGGGTAAGCCGCAAGTTATCTATCCCCCCCGGGTCCAATCAGGGGTTCTGAATTATCTTTTCGAAGAAGGTACGTCCCAGGTGCGGCGGGTCTTGTCGCGTTCCAGCCTGTCCGGCCTGCAGTTTCTTTGGACTGGAATTGAATAGGAGGTTTTCATGACCAAGAGTGAATTGATTGAAAGGTTGTCTTATAATGCCGGAGATCTGAACAAGAAGGAAGCCGAAGTGGTCGTCAATACGATTTTCGACAGCATCGGCAATGCCCTGGTAAAGGGAGACCGGGTGGAGATTCGCGGCTTCGGGTCATTTACCGTCCGCGAGCGTGAAGCCCGCGAAGCACGCAATCCGAAAAGTGGCGAGGTGGTTTCAATTCCCGCCAAGAAGACGCCGTTTTTCAAAACCGGCAAGGAGCTTCGCGCCCGGGTTAATAACGGCTCGGTCTGAGATAGCTGGTGCCGTTTCGCAGTCAAACGCAGCAGAGGCTCCGTGGTCAGACCACGGGGCCTCTGTTGTTTTCCGGGATGCCGATCGCGCCCAGGCTATGAGCCTGTACTGACTGGCCGGGCTCGCGATCCGCTTCAGGCTGCCCATCGATTGTTATGGGTTTGCTCACCACGAACCGACAGAGCGGTTGCCGAACTGTTCGTTGGTCATGGCCTCAGACAGCGTGTCGTACATCCCAGAATATGCTGATCATGTGTACCTAATCTATCACAGGGTTGATGGTTGTCAAAGCCTGCATGCGAAAAAGAATCTCGGCATCCAGAAACGATGATCCGCTGGAGTTTTCGTGGCCATGAATTTTTCAGAGAATGATGTTCCGGGCGAGCGGCAACGGCAGCATTTCAAGCGTATTGTTTCCGTTGCGGAAGACAGCCTGCGGATCGACCAGTACCTGTCGGCGGTCCTGCCGCAATTCAGTCGCGGTTTCTGGAAAAAGGTG
This region of Geothermobacter hydrogeniphilus genomic DNA includes:
- the sppA gene encoding signal peptide peptidase SppA codes for the protein MKKHPFLMALLLVGCVFVFFFISVLVIASFLGRPTAFPVGEKVAVVELQGVIDSSRELMETIVDFRDDDSVKAIVLRINSPGGAVGPAQEVYEEIKKAAKVKPVVVSMGSVAASGGYYVAVPAQRILANPGTITGSIGVIMQFTNFEELLAKIGLKSEVVKSGSLKDIGSSTRPMTEQDRQVLQGLIDDVHQQFMTAVAEGRKMDLKKVKALADGRIFTGRQALQAGLVDELGNLQDAIAIAGKLGGIEGKPQVIYPPRVQSGVLNYLFEEGTSQVRRVLSRSSLSGLQFLWTGIE
- a CDS encoding integration host factor subunit beta; this translates as MTKSELIERLSYNAGDLNKKEAEVVVNTIFDSIGNALVKGDRVEIRGFGSFTVREREAREARNPKSGEVVSIPAKKTPFFKTGKELRARVNNGSV